A stretch of the Takifugu flavidus isolate HTHZ2018 chromosome 1, ASM371156v2, whole genome shotgun sequence genome encodes the following:
- the zmym2 gene encoding zinc finger MYM-type protein 2 isoform X1, which produces MPGRFCSFPNCPNKITPVTLRSLSFHRVPVADEELLKRWLVALQMEPGTAAEEVKRGDHKVCSVHFDPDDFYPRKAQPAPVKKTRKGLRKTKPLKEHFERTKLKPNAVPRTGTRLSSEPEVVALVMDGNQNPVVAEEAGEQVEPMDATPSPQPQPTPVSEEDQEAVSMVTEDGAPKEGGTQDNDDDDVVLVGEEPSATAPQDTPSTDCLEAAAAVAGVDTSTAAVPSTNPSSPASSSAPKPQTTAEPIVIDDEEDPDKDASFASPAHPGGSSASHSPGALSNTEADSELRIASVTTLGGAQKESFSTSALDALPHEDDEQADMNLMITSVTSLQGGGAADAAAGEGQAEVNGLQISNAFSLNPDSSPGCPTASFNPGRGSGPVGQLAQNGDMGSHNRADSWISQSASVPRSLKQTGVDSPSPATSLPKPPGQSSSSNSSSGSQPQPRTVKVTCANCKKPLKKGQTAYQRKGSTHLFCSTTCLSAFSHKPAPKKSCTMCKKDITNMKGTIVAQVDSSESFQEFCSTGCLGAYENKQNPPKSSLKTKCTVCGKLTEIRHEVSFKTVTHKICSDTCFNVYRRANGLIMNCCEQCGDYLPSRPSANHFLLVDGQQKRFCCQNCIRDFKQAHSKLATCQTCKTLIKTGEVLHGLGVGGVMGSFCSVNCLNKGKLTTASFVATEPTCHFCKRNSLPQYQATLPEGNVLNFCSSQCVTKFQNATLQTATNGQLPLSTAADTVQLKCNYCRGAFSLKPETLEWEDKMYQFCSKVCCEDYKKLHCIVTFCEYCQEERTLHETVKFSGVKRPFCSEGCKLLFKQDFIKRLGLKCVSCNHCNQLCKKSITRQFGGTTRDFCSETCAKKFHDWFYKAARCDCCKVQGNLTESVMWRAEMKQFCDQDCLLKFYCQQNEPIMVTQKGPENSSIGVELQAPKFGLVNQGSMAYAGGLMRDVKNKAVLCKPLTLTKATYCKPHMQSKHLQTDVDDGIKREYVPVPIPVPVFIPMPMNMYSQVTPTPVSLPIPVPVPVFLPTTLQGAEQIIESINELKNNVTPELQRVPQTLKEEQKEDVETIKVKKEVREQESSINNSEEEEEEEEEEEKYDPNLDLETDFPQVSALEPAPVLEGMDEDMSFSLPPVLAESKEQEEEEEEPVPRPQPRKQGNKRQAVEQSSAQISSEGPSVKRSLPLKARYGIYAWKRWVLSSSEKTEDTKDEDGSKPVRVKSNLLSLSPEELNEGLSQFVREVCRPNGERYSPDSIFYLCLGIQQHLHTKGRKDDLFSDSCYQQFGEELNKVLKDWQPSVLPDGLLWSRVEEQSLWSSRQLGEQSPAVLLRSLVYLNTKYFGLRTVEQHLRLSFANVYGPDTIHPVTKETTVCISVPSISQGDHVQTESRKRKRKSEVDDEDQEPSDSAGSAVRCPVKKHECHLYDLYRSKCPPSLRDRLDLFYVQPDPARDPDGQLWFTSTPLERQALENLLTQVLLVRDVYTDKHYTEEDVDGGE; this is translated from the exons ATGCCGGGTCGGTTTTGTTCGTTTCCAAATTGCCCCAACAAAATTACACCGGTCACTCTCCGTTCATTGAGCTTCCACAGAGTTCCTGTCGCGGATGAGGAGTTGCTGAAGCGATGGCTGGTGGCCCTGCAGATGGAGCCCGGTACCGCGGCCGAGGAGGTGAAGCGCGGAGACCACAAAGTCTGCAGCGTCCACTTCGACCCTGATGATTTCTACCCAAGAAAAGCGCAGCCAGCTCCGGTAAAAAAGACGCGGAAGGGTCTAAGGAAGACTAAACCGCTGAAAGAACACTTTGAACGCACCAAACTAAAGCCCAACGCGGTTCCGAGGACCGGGACCCGTCTTTCGTCAGAACCGGAG GTGGTTGCCTTAGTGATGGATGGGAACCAAAACCCTGTCGTAGCAGAGGAGGCAGGGGAGCAGGTGGAGCCCATGGATGCCACTCCTTCCCCCCAGCCACAGCCCACACCCGTATCAGAAGAGGATCAGGAggcagtttccatggtgactgaGGATGGTGCCCCAAAGGAGGGTGGCACACaggacaatgatgatgatgatgtggttcTTGTTGGGGAGGAACCTTCTGCTACAGCTCCTCAAGACACACCCAGCACAGACTGCTtagaagcagctgctgccgtGGCAGGCGTGGACACGTCCACGGCCGCAGTGCCTTCCACAAACCCCAGCTCTCCCGCGTCTTCCAGTGCACCCAAACCTCAAACCACAGCCGAGCCCATCGTCATCGACGACGAGGAGGACCCCGATAAAGACGCATCCTTCGCTTCGCCGGCGCACCCCGGGGGCTCGTCCGCATCCCACTCGCCAGGTGCCCTCAGCAACACCGAGGCCGATTCGGAACTCCGGATCGCCAGTGTCACCACGCTGGGCGGCGCCCAGAAAGAGAGCTTCAGCACTTCGGCACTAGATGCTCTACCACATGAAGACGACGAGCAGGCAGACATGAACCTGATGATCACCTCTGTCACATCGCTGCAGGGTGGAGGTGCAGCGGACGCAGCA GCAGGTGAAGGTCAAGCGGAGGTGAACGGGCTACAGATCAGTAATGCTTTCAGCCTGAATCCCGACTCCTCACCCGGCTGCCCGACAGCTTCTTTCAACCCTGGGCGGGGCTCAGGACCAGTGGGCCAGCTGGCTCAGAATGGAGACATGGGGTCTCACAATAGAGCAG ATTCATGGATCTCCCAGTCGGCTTCAGTGCCGCGCAGCCTGAAACAGACAGGAGTCGACTCCCCCTCACCAGCCACCTCATTGCCCAAACCTCCAGGCCAGTCTTCCTCTTCTAATTCCTCCTCTGGCTCCCAGCCACAGCCCAGGACAGTGAAG GTAACCTGTGCTAACTGTAAAAAACCTTTGAAGAAAGGTCAAACAGCCTACCAGCGTAAAGGTTCCACACACCTGTTCTGCTccactacctgcctgtctgccttctcACACAAACCCGCCCCCAAGAAGAGCTGCACCATGTGTAAAAA GGACATCACAAACATGAAAGGAACCATCGTGGCGCAGGTGGACTCCAGCGAGTCTTTCCAGGAGTTCTGCAGCACAGGCTGTCTAGGTGCATATGAAAACAAGCAGAACCCCCCCAAATCAAGCCTCAAAACCAAATGTACTGTCTGCGGGAAGCTGACGGAG ATCCGGCACGAGGTGAGCTTTAAGACCGTGACTCATAAGATCTGCAGCGACACCTGTTTCAACGTTTACCGCAGGGCCAACGGGTTGATCATGAACTGCTGCGAGCAGTGCGGCGACTACCTGCCCAGCCGACCGTCGGccaaccacttcctgttagTTGATGGCCAACAGAAACGTTTCTGTTGCCAGAACTGCATCAGGGACTTCAAACAG GCGCACAGCAAACTTGCAACATGCCAGACATGTAAAACACTGATCAAGACCGGAGAGGTGCTGCACGGTCTGGGCGTCGGTGGCGTGATGGGCTCCTTCTGCTCCGTCAACTGCTTGAACAAGGGCAAATTGACGACGGCCTCCTTTGTCG CCACAGAGCCTACGTGTCACTTCTGTAAGAGGAATTCATTACCGCAGTACCAGGCCACGTTACCAGAGGGAAATGTCCTCAACTTCTGCAGCTCGCAGTGTGTGACCAAGTTCCAG AACGCTACCCTGCAAACGGCCACAAACGGACAGCTGCCCCTGTCCACTGCTGCCGACACAGTTCAGCTGAAATGCAACTACTGCCGAGGAGCCTTCAGTCTGAAACCTGAAACCTTGGAATGGGAG GATAAGATGTATCAGTTCTGCAGTAAGGTTTGCTGTGAGGACTACAAGAAGCTTCACTGCATTGTGACGTTCTGCGAGTACTGCCAAGAAGAAAGGACGCTGCATGAGACGGTCAAGTTCTCAGGAGTCAAGAGGCCGTTCTGCAGCGAAG gATGTAAGTTGTTGTTTAAGCAGGATTTTATCAAGAGGTTGGGTCTGAAGTGTGTAAGCTGTAACCACTGTAACCAGCTCTGTAAGAAAAGCATCACCCGACAGTTCGGAGGCACGACTCGCGACTTCTGCAGCGAGACCTGTGCCAAGAAGTTCCACGACTGGTTCTACAAG GCGGCGAGATGCGACTGTTGTAAGGTTCAGGGAAACCTGACAGAGTCTGTGATGTggagagcagagatgaaacagtTCTGTGACCAAGATTGTCTGTTGAAGTTCTACTGCCAGCAGAACGAGCCCATCATGGTCACGCAGAAAGGCCCTGAGAACTCCAGCATAG GGGTTGAGTTGCAAGCACCCAAATTTGGG CTGGTGAACCAGGGTTCAATGGCGTACGCTGGTGGTCTGATGAGAGATGTGAAGAACAAGGCAGTTCTCTGCAAGCCGCTCACCCTGACCAAAGCTACTTACTGCAAACCACACATGCAGAGTAAACATTTACAGACAG ATGTAGATGATGGCATTAAGAGGGAGTATGTTCCTGTTCCCATACCTGTCCCCGTCTTCATCCCAATGCCCATGAATATGTACTCCCAGGTCACTCCCACTCCAGTGTCTCTGCCTATACCG GTGCCTGTGCCTGTGTTTCTGCCTACGACCCTGCAGGGGGCAGAGCAGATTATTGAAAGCATCAATGAGCTGAAAAACAACGTGACCCCTGAGCTGCAGCGTGtgcctcaaacactcaaagaggagcagaaagaag ATGTAGAGACAATAAAGGTTAAGAAAGAGGTTAGAGAGCAGGAATCCTCCATCAACaactcggaggaggaggaggaggaggaggaggaggaagagaagtaCGATCCTAACCTGGATCTGGAGACCGACTTCCCTCAAG tCTCAGCATTGGAGCCTgctccagtcctggagggaatGGACGAAGACATGAGCTTCTCTCTGCCTCCAGTCCTGGCAGAGTCGaaggagcaagaggaggaggaagaggagccggtACCTCGACCACAGCCCAGAAAACAA GGGAACAAGAGGCAGGCAGTTGAGCAGAGCTCTGCCCAGATCTCATCGGAGGGGCCATCGGTGAAGCGCTCACTGCCTCTCAAAGCTCGCTACGGCATCTATGCCTGGAAACGTTGGGTGCTGTCTTCTTCTGAAAAAACTGAAGACACCAAAGATGAGGATGGCTCCAAACCCG TCCGGGTGAAAAGTAATCTTCTGTCCCTGAGTCCGGAGGAGCTGAATGAAGGCCTGTCACAGTTTGTAAGGGAGGTGTGCAGGCCGAATGGAGAGCGCTATTCACCCGACAGCATCTTTTACCTCTGTCTTGGAATTCAGCAG CATCTCCACACCAAAGGCCGGAAGGATGACCTGTTCAGTGACTCGTGCTACCAGCAGTTTGGAGAGGAACTTAACAAGGTTCTGAAGGATTGGCAGCCCAGTGTGCTCCCTGATG GCTTGCTGTGGAGTCgagtggaggagcagagccTGTGGAGCAGCAGGCAGCTCGGGGAACAGAGTCCCGCCGTGTTGCTACGTTCCCTTGTTTACCTGAACACTAAATATTTTGGCCTGCGCACGGTGGAGCAACATCTCCGCCTCTCTTTTGCCAACGTCTACGGCCCTGACACCATCCATCCTGTCACTAAGGAGACGACAGTCTGCATCAGTGTGCCTTCAATTTCTCAGGGTGACCACG TGCAAACAGAGTCTCGGAAAAGAAAGCGGAAGTCGGAGGTTGATGATGAGGACCAAGAACCCAGCGACTCGGCAGGCTCCGCCGTGCGCTGCCCAGTTAAGAAGCACGAATGTCACCTATATGATCTGTACAGATCAAAGTG CCCGCCCTCATTGCGTGATCGCCTTGACCTTTTCTACGTCCAGCCAGATCCTGCTCGTGACCCTGATGGCCAGCTGTGGTTTACTTCAACTCCTCTGGAGAGACAGGCTCTGGAGAACCTCCTCACCCAAGTCCTCCTGGTCAGGGATGTTTACACGGACAAACACTACACGGAGGAAGACGTGGACGGAGGAGAATAA
- the zmym2 gene encoding zinc finger MYM-type protein 2 isoform X2, with translation MPGRFCSFPNCPNKITPVTLRSLSFHRVPVADEELLKRWLVALQMEPGTAAEEVKRGDHKVCSVHFDPDDFYPRKAQPAPVKKTRKGLRKTKPLKEHFERTKLKPNAVPRTGTRLSSEPEVVALVMDGNQNPVVAEEAGEQVEPMDATPSPQPQPTPVSEEDQEAVSMVTEDGAPKEGGTQDNDDDDVVLVGEEPSATAPQDTPSTDCLEAAAAVAGVDTSTAAVPSTNPSSPASSSAPKPQTTAEPIVIDDEEDPDKDASFASPAHPGGSSASHSPGALSNTEADSELRIASVTTLGGAQKESFSTSALDALPHEDDEQADMNLMITSVTSLQGGGAADAAAGEGQAEVNGLQISNAFSLNPDSSPGCPTASFNPGRGSGPVGQLAQNGDMGSHNRADSWISQSASVPRSLKQTGVDSPSPATSLPKPPGQSSSSNSSSGSQPQPRTVKVTCANCKKPLKKGQTAYQRKGSTHLFCSTTCLSAFSHKPAPKKSCTMCKKDITNMKGTIVAQVDSSESFQEFCSTGCLGAYENKQNPPKSSLKTKCTVCGKLTEIRHEAHSKLATCQTCKTLIKTGEVLHGLGVGGVMGSFCSVNCLNKGKLTTASFVATEPTCHFCKRNSLPQYQATLPEGNVLNFCSSQCVTKFQNATLQTATNGQLPLSTAADTVQLKCNYCRGAFSLKPETLEWEDKMYQFCSKVCCEDYKKLHCIVTFCEYCQEERTLHETVKFSGVKRPFCSEGCKLLFKQDFIKRLGLKCVSCNHCNQLCKKSITRQFGGTTRDFCSETCAKKFHDWFYKAARCDCCKVQGNLTESVMWRAEMKQFCDQDCLLKFYCQQNEPIMVTQKGPENSSIGVELQAPKFGLVNQGSMAYAGGLMRDVKNKAVLCKPLTLTKATYCKPHMQSKHLQTDVDDGIKREYVPVPIPVPVFIPMPMNMYSQVTPTPVSLPIPVPVPVFLPTTLQGAEQIIESINELKNNVTPELQRVPQTLKEEQKEDVETIKVKKEVREQESSINNSEEEEEEEEEEEKYDPNLDLETDFPQVSALEPAPVLEGMDEDMSFSLPPVLAESKEQEEEEEEPVPRPQPRKQGNKRQAVEQSSAQISSEGPSVKRSLPLKARYGIYAWKRWVLSSSEKTEDTKDEDGSKPVRVKSNLLSLSPEELNEGLSQFVREVCRPNGERYSPDSIFYLCLGIQQHLHTKGRKDDLFSDSCYQQFGEELNKVLKDWQPSVLPDGLLWSRVEEQSLWSSRQLGEQSPAVLLRSLVYLNTKYFGLRTVEQHLRLSFANVYGPDTIHPVTKETTVCISVPSISQGDHVQTESRKRKRKSEVDDEDQEPSDSAGSAVRCPVKKHECHLYDLYRSKCPPSLRDRLDLFYVQPDPARDPDGQLWFTSTPLERQALENLLTQVLLVRDVYTDKHYTEEDVDGGE, from the exons ATGCCGGGTCGGTTTTGTTCGTTTCCAAATTGCCCCAACAAAATTACACCGGTCACTCTCCGTTCATTGAGCTTCCACAGAGTTCCTGTCGCGGATGAGGAGTTGCTGAAGCGATGGCTGGTGGCCCTGCAGATGGAGCCCGGTACCGCGGCCGAGGAGGTGAAGCGCGGAGACCACAAAGTCTGCAGCGTCCACTTCGACCCTGATGATTTCTACCCAAGAAAAGCGCAGCCAGCTCCGGTAAAAAAGACGCGGAAGGGTCTAAGGAAGACTAAACCGCTGAAAGAACACTTTGAACGCACCAAACTAAAGCCCAACGCGGTTCCGAGGACCGGGACCCGTCTTTCGTCAGAACCGGAG GTGGTTGCCTTAGTGATGGATGGGAACCAAAACCCTGTCGTAGCAGAGGAGGCAGGGGAGCAGGTGGAGCCCATGGATGCCACTCCTTCCCCCCAGCCACAGCCCACACCCGTATCAGAAGAGGATCAGGAggcagtttccatggtgactgaGGATGGTGCCCCAAAGGAGGGTGGCACACaggacaatgatgatgatgatgtggttcTTGTTGGGGAGGAACCTTCTGCTACAGCTCCTCAAGACACACCCAGCACAGACTGCTtagaagcagctgctgccgtGGCAGGCGTGGACACGTCCACGGCCGCAGTGCCTTCCACAAACCCCAGCTCTCCCGCGTCTTCCAGTGCACCCAAACCTCAAACCACAGCCGAGCCCATCGTCATCGACGACGAGGAGGACCCCGATAAAGACGCATCCTTCGCTTCGCCGGCGCACCCCGGGGGCTCGTCCGCATCCCACTCGCCAGGTGCCCTCAGCAACACCGAGGCCGATTCGGAACTCCGGATCGCCAGTGTCACCACGCTGGGCGGCGCCCAGAAAGAGAGCTTCAGCACTTCGGCACTAGATGCTCTACCACATGAAGACGACGAGCAGGCAGACATGAACCTGATGATCACCTCTGTCACATCGCTGCAGGGTGGAGGTGCAGCGGACGCAGCA GCAGGTGAAGGTCAAGCGGAGGTGAACGGGCTACAGATCAGTAATGCTTTCAGCCTGAATCCCGACTCCTCACCCGGCTGCCCGACAGCTTCTTTCAACCCTGGGCGGGGCTCAGGACCAGTGGGCCAGCTGGCTCAGAATGGAGACATGGGGTCTCACAATAGAGCAG ATTCATGGATCTCCCAGTCGGCTTCAGTGCCGCGCAGCCTGAAACAGACAGGAGTCGACTCCCCCTCACCAGCCACCTCATTGCCCAAACCTCCAGGCCAGTCTTCCTCTTCTAATTCCTCCTCTGGCTCCCAGCCACAGCCCAGGACAGTGAAG GTAACCTGTGCTAACTGTAAAAAACCTTTGAAGAAAGGTCAAACAGCCTACCAGCGTAAAGGTTCCACACACCTGTTCTGCTccactacctgcctgtctgccttctcACACAAACCCGCCCCCAAGAAGAGCTGCACCATGTGTAAAAA GGACATCACAAACATGAAAGGAACCATCGTGGCGCAGGTGGACTCCAGCGAGTCTTTCCAGGAGTTCTGCAGCACAGGCTGTCTAGGTGCATATGAAAACAAGCAGAACCCCCCCAAATCAAGCCTCAAAACCAAATGTACTGTCTGCGGGAAGCTGACGGAG ATCCGGCACGAG GCGCACAGCAAACTTGCAACATGCCAGACATGTAAAACACTGATCAAGACCGGAGAGGTGCTGCACGGTCTGGGCGTCGGTGGCGTGATGGGCTCCTTCTGCTCCGTCAACTGCTTGAACAAGGGCAAATTGACGACGGCCTCCTTTGTCG CCACAGAGCCTACGTGTCACTTCTGTAAGAGGAATTCATTACCGCAGTACCAGGCCACGTTACCAGAGGGAAATGTCCTCAACTTCTGCAGCTCGCAGTGTGTGACCAAGTTCCAG AACGCTACCCTGCAAACGGCCACAAACGGACAGCTGCCCCTGTCCACTGCTGCCGACACAGTTCAGCTGAAATGCAACTACTGCCGAGGAGCCTTCAGTCTGAAACCTGAAACCTTGGAATGGGAG GATAAGATGTATCAGTTCTGCAGTAAGGTTTGCTGTGAGGACTACAAGAAGCTTCACTGCATTGTGACGTTCTGCGAGTACTGCCAAGAAGAAAGGACGCTGCATGAGACGGTCAAGTTCTCAGGAGTCAAGAGGCCGTTCTGCAGCGAAG gATGTAAGTTGTTGTTTAAGCAGGATTTTATCAAGAGGTTGGGTCTGAAGTGTGTAAGCTGTAACCACTGTAACCAGCTCTGTAAGAAAAGCATCACCCGACAGTTCGGAGGCACGACTCGCGACTTCTGCAGCGAGACCTGTGCCAAGAAGTTCCACGACTGGTTCTACAAG GCGGCGAGATGCGACTGTTGTAAGGTTCAGGGAAACCTGACAGAGTCTGTGATGTggagagcagagatgaaacagtTCTGTGACCAAGATTGTCTGTTGAAGTTCTACTGCCAGCAGAACGAGCCCATCATGGTCACGCAGAAAGGCCCTGAGAACTCCAGCATAG GGGTTGAGTTGCAAGCACCCAAATTTGGG CTGGTGAACCAGGGTTCAATGGCGTACGCTGGTGGTCTGATGAGAGATGTGAAGAACAAGGCAGTTCTCTGCAAGCCGCTCACCCTGACCAAAGCTACTTACTGCAAACCACACATGCAGAGTAAACATTTACAGACAG ATGTAGATGATGGCATTAAGAGGGAGTATGTTCCTGTTCCCATACCTGTCCCCGTCTTCATCCCAATGCCCATGAATATGTACTCCCAGGTCACTCCCACTCCAGTGTCTCTGCCTATACCG GTGCCTGTGCCTGTGTTTCTGCCTACGACCCTGCAGGGGGCAGAGCAGATTATTGAAAGCATCAATGAGCTGAAAAACAACGTGACCCCTGAGCTGCAGCGTGtgcctcaaacactcaaagaggagcagaaagaag ATGTAGAGACAATAAAGGTTAAGAAAGAGGTTAGAGAGCAGGAATCCTCCATCAACaactcggaggaggaggaggaggaggaggaggaggaagagaagtaCGATCCTAACCTGGATCTGGAGACCGACTTCCCTCAAG tCTCAGCATTGGAGCCTgctccagtcctggagggaatGGACGAAGACATGAGCTTCTCTCTGCCTCCAGTCCTGGCAGAGTCGaaggagcaagaggaggaggaagaggagccggtACCTCGACCACAGCCCAGAAAACAA GGGAACAAGAGGCAGGCAGTTGAGCAGAGCTCTGCCCAGATCTCATCGGAGGGGCCATCGGTGAAGCGCTCACTGCCTCTCAAAGCTCGCTACGGCATCTATGCCTGGAAACGTTGGGTGCTGTCTTCTTCTGAAAAAACTGAAGACACCAAAGATGAGGATGGCTCCAAACCCG TCCGGGTGAAAAGTAATCTTCTGTCCCTGAGTCCGGAGGAGCTGAATGAAGGCCTGTCACAGTTTGTAAGGGAGGTGTGCAGGCCGAATGGAGAGCGCTATTCACCCGACAGCATCTTTTACCTCTGTCTTGGAATTCAGCAG CATCTCCACACCAAAGGCCGGAAGGATGACCTGTTCAGTGACTCGTGCTACCAGCAGTTTGGAGAGGAACTTAACAAGGTTCTGAAGGATTGGCAGCCCAGTGTGCTCCCTGATG GCTTGCTGTGGAGTCgagtggaggagcagagccTGTGGAGCAGCAGGCAGCTCGGGGAACAGAGTCCCGCCGTGTTGCTACGTTCCCTTGTTTACCTGAACACTAAATATTTTGGCCTGCGCACGGTGGAGCAACATCTCCGCCTCTCTTTTGCCAACGTCTACGGCCCTGACACCATCCATCCTGTCACTAAGGAGACGACAGTCTGCATCAGTGTGCCTTCAATTTCTCAGGGTGACCACG TGCAAACAGAGTCTCGGAAAAGAAAGCGGAAGTCGGAGGTTGATGATGAGGACCAAGAACCCAGCGACTCGGCAGGCTCCGCCGTGCGCTGCCCAGTTAAGAAGCACGAATGTCACCTATATGATCTGTACAGATCAAAGTG CCCGCCCTCATTGCGTGATCGCCTTGACCTTTTCTACGTCCAGCCAGATCCTGCTCGTGACCCTGATGGCCAGCTGTGGTTTACTTCAACTCCTCTGGAGAGACAGGCTCTGGAGAACCTCCTCACCCAAGTCCTCCTGGTCAGGGATGTTTACACGGACAAACACTACACGGAGGAAGACGTGGACGGAGGAGAATAA